The proteins below are encoded in one region of Gambusia affinis linkage group LG07, SWU_Gaff_1.0, whole genome shotgun sequence:
- the ece1 gene encoding endothelin-converting enzyme 1 isoform X1 yields MEALRESFLHLTFQMSTYKRATLDEEELVDSTSDDIYGSSPMQVNFLPGRSSMCWVDKTQKEKRLLFLVCLLSVALFISFISAGVFYKQAHPGLCLSEPCITVSSSVLGALDRSVDPCHDFYNFACGGWVKNNPLPEGKSRWGPFSNLWEHNMLVMKRLLENKTMRGLSKAEEKAQQYFQACMNESKIEELGAKPLQQLISQIGGWALTEPWNKNNFQEVLRTVSASLRTSPFFTVFVSTDSKNSNSNVIQVDQSSLGLPSRDYYLNKTANEKYLTAYLNFLVELGVLLGGSEETSKTLMKEIVDFETSLANITVPLEERRDEELIYHKVQAKDLKALAPMIDWMPYLTEVFTPVTLNESEPVVVYAKEYLQKVSELISNTNRSLLNNYMIMKVVRKMVSVLDQRFQDAEQRFLEVMYGTKKSCTPRWKLCVSDTDSALGFALGALFVKDTFAEDSKTIAEEMVAEIKGAFEDGLKDVSWMDSDTKRAAKEKADAIYNMVGYPEFIMNATKLDKVFNDFMVVSDLYFQNVMQYYNFSARVTADQLRKAPNRNQWSMTPPTVNAYYNPTKNEMVLPAGILQAPFYSRSWPKALNFGGIGVVMGHELTHAFDDQGREYDKDGNLRPWWKNSSVEAFKRQTQCMVEQYGNYSINKEPLNGKHTLGENIADNGGLKAAYKAYVNWIKKNGEEAMLPALGMTNHQLFFVGFAQVWCAVRTPESSHEGVITDPHSPSRFRVIGTISNSREFSKHFGCKADAPMNPKHKCELW; encoded by the exons ATGGAAGCACTGAGAGAATCATTTCTTCATTTGACTTTTCAGATGTCAACCTACAAGAGAGCAACGTTAGATGAAGAGGAATTGGTGGACTCTACCAGTGATGATATCTACGGATCATCACCCATGCAG GTGAACTTTTTGCCAGGCCGGAGCAGCATGTGTTGGGTGGACAAGACACAAAAAGAGAAGAGGTTGCTGTTTTTAGTGTGTCTCCTGTCAGTCGCCCTGTTCATATCGTTCATCTCTGCTGGAGTCTTTTATAAACAAG CTCATCCAGGCCTGTGTCTTTCAGAGCCATGCATTACTGTCAGCAGCTCTGTCCTGGGAGCACTGGACAGATCTGTGGACCCCTGCCATGACTTTTACAACTTTGCTTGTGGGGGGTGGGTGAAGAACAACCCTCTTCCAGAGGGGAAGTCCCGCTGGGGTCCTTTTAGCAACTTGTGGGAGCACAACATGCTTGTGATGAAACGTTTGTTAG aaaacaaaactatgaGAGGATTGAGTAAGGCTGAGGAAAAAGCCCAGCAATACTTTCAGGCCTGCATGAATGAGTCAAAGATCGAAGAATTAGGAGCAAAACCTCTGCAGCAGCTAATCAGCCAG ATAGGAGGGTGGGCTCTGACTGAACCCTGGAACAAGAACAACTTCCAAGAAGTTCTCCGAACTGTCTCTGCCAGCTTGAGGACCTCCCCtttcttcactgtttttgttAGCACAGACTCCAAAAACTCTAACAGCAATGTTATCCAG GTGGATCAGTCTAGCCTGGGACTGCCTTCAAGGGATTACTACCTCAATAAAACAGCCAATGAAAAG TATCTCACAGCATACCTCAACTTCCTGGTGGAGTTAGGAGTTCTCCTGGGTGGCTCGGAAGAGACGTCAAAGACTCTCATGAAAGAAATTGTGGACTTTGAAACCTCCCTGGCTAACATCACAGTGCCTCTGGAGGAGAGGCGAGACGAGGAGCTTATTTACCATAAAGTACAGGCGAAGGACCTGAAA GCTCTGGCTCCTATGATTGACTGGATGCCTTATCTGACAGAAGTGTTCACACCTGTGACACTTAATGAGTCAGAGCCTGTTGTTGTCTATGCCAAAGAATACCTCCAGAAAGTTTCTGAGCtcatatcaaacacaaataGAAG ccTACTCAATAACTACATGATAATGAAGGTGGTGAGAAAAATGGTTTCCGTTTTAGACCAAAGATTCCAAGATGCAGAACAGCGCTTCCTTGAAGTCATGTATGGGactaaaaag agCTGTACTCCACGTTGGAAGCTGTGTGTCAGCGACACAGACAGTGCCTTAGGCTTTGCTCTCGGTGCCCTCTTCGTCAAGGACACTTTTGCAGAGGACAGCAAAACCATT GCTGAAGAAATGGTTGCCGAAATTAAAGGGGCATTTGAGGATGGCTTGAAAGATGTGAGCTGGATGGATTCAGATACAAAAAGAGCTGCAAAGGAAAAG GCAGATGCTATTTACAACATGGTTGGATATCCGGAATTTATTATGAACGCTACAAAGCTGGACAAAGTGTTCAATGAT TTTATGGTGGTGTCAGATCTTTACTTCCAGAATGTCATGCAGTACTACAACTTCTCAGCCAGAGTGACTGCAGACCAGCTGAGAAAAGCACCCAACAGAAACCA GTGGAGCATGACCCCTCCGACTGTAAATGCTTATTACAACCCAACAAAGAATGAGATGGTTCTGCCAGCTGGGATCCTTCAGGCTCCGTTCTATAGTCGATCGTGGCCCAA agctcTCAACTTTGGTGGAATTGGAGTTGTCATGGGTCATGAACTGACTCATGCTTTTGATGACCAAg ggaGGGAATATGACAAAGATGGAAATTTGCGGCCCTGGTGGAAGAATTCGTCTGTGGAGGCCTTTAAGAGACAGACCCAGTGTATGGTGGAGCAATACGGCAATTATAGCATCAACAAAGAACCTCTGAATGGAAAACACACACTGGGAGAGAACATTGCTGACAACGGGGGATTAAAAGCTGCTTATAAG GCCTATGTGAACTGGATCAAAAAGAATGGTGAGGAAGCAATGCTGCCGGCTCTGGGAATGACTAATcatcagctgttttttgttggaTTTGCACAG GTATGGTGTGCTGTTAGGACACCCGAGAGCTCACATGAGGGTGTGATCACTGATCCCCACAGCCCATCAAGATTTCGAGTCATCGGTACCATCTCCAACTCACGGGAATTCTCAAAGCACTTTGGCTGCAAAGCAGATGCTCCAATGAACCCAAAACATAAGTGTGAGCTTTGGTGA
- the ece1 gene encoding endothelin-converting enzyme 1 isoform X2, with translation MSTYKRATLDEEELVDSTSDDIYGSSPMQVNFLPGRSSMCWVDKTQKEKRLLFLVCLLSVALFISFISAGVFYKQAHPGLCLSEPCITVSSSVLGALDRSVDPCHDFYNFACGGWVKNNPLPEGKSRWGPFSNLWEHNMLVMKRLLENKTMRGLSKAEEKAQQYFQACMNESKIEELGAKPLQQLISQIGGWALTEPWNKNNFQEVLRTVSASLRTSPFFTVFVSTDSKNSNSNVIQVDQSSLGLPSRDYYLNKTANEKYLTAYLNFLVELGVLLGGSEETSKTLMKEIVDFETSLANITVPLEERRDEELIYHKVQAKDLKALAPMIDWMPYLTEVFTPVTLNESEPVVVYAKEYLQKVSELISNTNRSLLNNYMIMKVVRKMVSVLDQRFQDAEQRFLEVMYGTKKSCTPRWKLCVSDTDSALGFALGALFVKDTFAEDSKTIAEEMVAEIKGAFEDGLKDVSWMDSDTKRAAKEKADAIYNMVGYPEFIMNATKLDKVFNDFMVVSDLYFQNVMQYYNFSARVTADQLRKAPNRNQWSMTPPTVNAYYNPTKNEMVLPAGILQAPFYSRSWPKALNFGGIGVVMGHELTHAFDDQGREYDKDGNLRPWWKNSSVEAFKRQTQCMVEQYGNYSINKEPLNGKHTLGENIADNGGLKAAYKAYVNWIKKNGEEAMLPALGMTNHQLFFVGFAQVWCAVRTPESSHEGVITDPHSPSRFRVIGTISNSREFSKHFGCKADAPMNPKHKCELW, from the exons ATGTCAACCTACAAGAGAGCAACGTTAGATGAAGAGGAATTGGTGGACTCTACCAGTGATGATATCTACGGATCATCACCCATGCAG GTGAACTTTTTGCCAGGCCGGAGCAGCATGTGTTGGGTGGACAAGACACAAAAAGAGAAGAGGTTGCTGTTTTTAGTGTGTCTCCTGTCAGTCGCCCTGTTCATATCGTTCATCTCTGCTGGAGTCTTTTATAAACAAG CTCATCCAGGCCTGTGTCTTTCAGAGCCATGCATTACTGTCAGCAGCTCTGTCCTGGGAGCACTGGACAGATCTGTGGACCCCTGCCATGACTTTTACAACTTTGCTTGTGGGGGGTGGGTGAAGAACAACCCTCTTCCAGAGGGGAAGTCCCGCTGGGGTCCTTTTAGCAACTTGTGGGAGCACAACATGCTTGTGATGAAACGTTTGTTAG aaaacaaaactatgaGAGGATTGAGTAAGGCTGAGGAAAAAGCCCAGCAATACTTTCAGGCCTGCATGAATGAGTCAAAGATCGAAGAATTAGGAGCAAAACCTCTGCAGCAGCTAATCAGCCAG ATAGGAGGGTGGGCTCTGACTGAACCCTGGAACAAGAACAACTTCCAAGAAGTTCTCCGAACTGTCTCTGCCAGCTTGAGGACCTCCCCtttcttcactgtttttgttAGCACAGACTCCAAAAACTCTAACAGCAATGTTATCCAG GTGGATCAGTCTAGCCTGGGACTGCCTTCAAGGGATTACTACCTCAATAAAACAGCCAATGAAAAG TATCTCACAGCATACCTCAACTTCCTGGTGGAGTTAGGAGTTCTCCTGGGTGGCTCGGAAGAGACGTCAAAGACTCTCATGAAAGAAATTGTGGACTTTGAAACCTCCCTGGCTAACATCACAGTGCCTCTGGAGGAGAGGCGAGACGAGGAGCTTATTTACCATAAAGTACAGGCGAAGGACCTGAAA GCTCTGGCTCCTATGATTGACTGGATGCCTTATCTGACAGAAGTGTTCACACCTGTGACACTTAATGAGTCAGAGCCTGTTGTTGTCTATGCCAAAGAATACCTCCAGAAAGTTTCTGAGCtcatatcaaacacaaataGAAG ccTACTCAATAACTACATGATAATGAAGGTGGTGAGAAAAATGGTTTCCGTTTTAGACCAAAGATTCCAAGATGCAGAACAGCGCTTCCTTGAAGTCATGTATGGGactaaaaag agCTGTACTCCACGTTGGAAGCTGTGTGTCAGCGACACAGACAGTGCCTTAGGCTTTGCTCTCGGTGCCCTCTTCGTCAAGGACACTTTTGCAGAGGACAGCAAAACCATT GCTGAAGAAATGGTTGCCGAAATTAAAGGGGCATTTGAGGATGGCTTGAAAGATGTGAGCTGGATGGATTCAGATACAAAAAGAGCTGCAAAGGAAAAG GCAGATGCTATTTACAACATGGTTGGATATCCGGAATTTATTATGAACGCTACAAAGCTGGACAAAGTGTTCAATGAT TTTATGGTGGTGTCAGATCTTTACTTCCAGAATGTCATGCAGTACTACAACTTCTCAGCCAGAGTGACTGCAGACCAGCTGAGAAAAGCACCCAACAGAAACCA GTGGAGCATGACCCCTCCGACTGTAAATGCTTATTACAACCCAACAAAGAATGAGATGGTTCTGCCAGCTGGGATCCTTCAGGCTCCGTTCTATAGTCGATCGTGGCCCAA agctcTCAACTTTGGTGGAATTGGAGTTGTCATGGGTCATGAACTGACTCATGCTTTTGATGACCAAg ggaGGGAATATGACAAAGATGGAAATTTGCGGCCCTGGTGGAAGAATTCGTCTGTGGAGGCCTTTAAGAGACAGACCCAGTGTATGGTGGAGCAATACGGCAATTATAGCATCAACAAAGAACCTCTGAATGGAAAACACACACTGGGAGAGAACATTGCTGACAACGGGGGATTAAAAGCTGCTTATAAG GCCTATGTGAACTGGATCAAAAAGAATGGTGAGGAAGCAATGCTGCCGGCTCTGGGAATGACTAATcatcagctgttttttgttggaTTTGCACAG GTATGGTGTGCTGTTAGGACACCCGAGAGCTCACATGAGGGTGTGATCACTGATCCCCACAGCCCATCAAGATTTCGAGTCATCGGTACCATCTCCAACTCACGGGAATTCTCAAAGCACTTTGGCTGCAAAGCAGATGCTCCAATGAACCCAAAACATAAGTGTGAGCTTTGGTGA